Proteins encoded within one genomic window of Lactococcus garvieae:
- the dltA gene encoding D-alanine--poly(phosphoribitol) ligase subunit DltA, protein MNILQNILSVAKKQPEHFAILECEANYTYHQLLDAAFQVATKINKLPVSQRPILIFGKNGFLSLAAMLGVSLTGHAYIPVDAHTPYARTLLINQASQPSIVITTVSLDESFSKLFDNTIDFTDYEENKDFKLSQIDCKQAVSGDDINYIIYTSGTTGIPKGVSVTHDNLLTFTQWMNTDFSSITHNHILSQALYSFDLSIFSLYPSLTSGGTLVSLSREETSNFKLLFERLNSSEINTWVSTPSFVEICLLDPSFTAENHQTLQQFIFCGEELPHKVAKKLLERFPQAIVWNTYGPTETTGAVTSIQVTPQLLSHYNRVPIGLAKPGVEIKIIEDEIIITGDSVAKGYFENPDKTAESFFELQGKSAYRTGDSGFFDAHSVLNYNGRIDFQVKFNGFRIELQDIEAHLLEIAEIEKALVIPQKNQQDKITGLVAVIHSSVCFSSKAEERHFSKTIKAKLSKMIMDYMIPTKFVYLDEFPLNSNGKIDRKRVTEQIFGGDG, encoded by the coding sequence ATGAATATTCTTCAAAATATTTTATCAGTGGCAAAGAAACAGCCAGAACACTTTGCTATTTTGGAGTGTGAAGCTAACTATACTTATCATCAGCTACTTGATGCAGCATTCCAAGTTGCTACAAAAATAAATAAGCTCCCCGTATCACAACGGCCTATTCTTATTTTTGGAAAAAATGGTTTCTTGTCATTAGCTGCTATGCTTGGCGTTTCTCTTACAGGCCATGCTTACATACCAGTTGATGCACATACACCGTATGCACGCACTCTGCTTATTAATCAAGCTTCACAGCCTTCTATAGTGATTACGACAGTAAGTCTTGATGAATCTTTTTCAAAACTTTTTGATAATACGATAGATTTTACAGACTATGAGGAGAACAAAGATTTTAAACTCTCACAAATAGACTGTAAACAAGCTGTATCTGGTGATGATATAAATTATATTATCTACACTTCAGGTACGACTGGAATTCCTAAAGGTGTTTCAGTCACACATGATAATTTACTTACATTTACGCAGTGGATGAATACTGACTTTAGTTCGATTACTCATAATCATATTTTGTCTCAAGCTTTATATAGTTTTGACTTATCTATTTTTAGTTTATATCCTAGTTTGACAAGTGGAGGGACATTAGTTTCTCTAAGCCGTGAAGAGACAAGCAACTTTAAGCTACTTTTTGAACGACTTAATTCAAGTGAAATCAATACATGGGTTTCCACTCCTTCCTTTGTTGAAATTTGTTTGCTTGATCCATCATTTACAGCTGAAAATCATCAAACACTGCAGCAATTTATTTTCTGCGGTGAAGAATTGCCGCACAAAGTGGCAAAAAAACTTTTGGAAAGATTCCCTCAAGCTATCGTTTGGAATACTTATGGGCCAACTGAAACCACCGGCGCTGTTACAAGTATCCAAGTGACTCCCCAGCTCCTAAGCCATTATAATCGTGTCCCTATCGGGCTAGCAAAACCTGGAGTTGAAATTAAAATCATTGAAGATGAAATTATCATAACAGGAGATTCTGTTGCTAAAGGATATTTTGAAAACCCTGATAAAACAGCAGAATCTTTCTTCGAACTTCAGGGGAAATCAGCCTATCGTACAGGCGATTCAGGTTTCTTTGATGCGCATTCAGTTCTTAATTATAATGGACGTATCGATTTTCAAGTAAAATTTAATGGTTTTCGCATTGAACTTCAAGATATTGAAGCCCATTTACTGGAAATCGCTGAAATCGAAAAAGCATTGGTCATTCCCCAAAAAAATCAACAGGATAAGATTACAGGATTAGTTGCGGTTATTCACTCATCAGTGTGTTTTAGCAGCAAAGCAGAAGAACGTCATTTTAGTAAAACAATAAAAGCAAAACTCTCCAAGATGATTATGGATTATATGAT